One genomic region from Prionailurus bengalensis isolate Pbe53 chromosome C1, Fcat_Pben_1.1_paternal_pri, whole genome shotgun sequence encodes:
- the CAMK2N1 gene encoding calcium/calmodulin-dependent protein kinase II inhibitor 1 yields the protein MSEVLPYGDEKLNPYGDGGDVGQIFSCRLQDTNNFFGAGQNKRPPKLGQIGRSKRVVIEDDRIDDVLKNMTDKAPPGV from the exons ATGTCGGAGGTGCTGCCCTACGGCGACGAGAAGCTGAACCCCTACGGCGACGGCGGCGACGTGGGCCAGATCTTCTCCTGCCGCCTGCAGGACACCAACAACTTCTTTGGCGCCGGGCAGAACAAGCGGCCGCCCAAGCTGGGCCAGATCGGCCGGAGCAAGCGGG TTGTTATTGAAGATGATAGGATTGATGACGTGCTGAAAAATATGACAGACAAGGCACCTCCTGGtgtctaa